The following are encoded together in the Primulina tabacum isolate GXHZ01 chromosome 18, ASM2559414v2, whole genome shotgun sequence genome:
- the LOC142532304 gene encoding uncharacterized protein LOC142532304 translates to MRNAQSRQKSYADKRRRDLEFAVGDHVFVKVAPMKGVMRFGKKGKLSPRFIGPFEILDRVGTLAYRVALPPNLAGVHNVFHVSMLRKYMANPSHVLNFEPLQLTPNLSYEERPVQILDRQEKKLRNKLVKRVKVKWLNHSEEEATWESEPEMRDRYPKLFGEF, encoded by the coding sequence atgaggaatgctcagagccgacagaagagttatgccgataagcggaggagagacttagagtttgcagtgggcgatcatgtcttcgtgaaagtggcacctatgaagggtgtcatgagatttggcaagaaagggaagctcagtccgagattcattggaccgtttgagatcctcgacagagttgggacgctagcgtatcgtgtggctcttccgccgaatctggccggagtacacaatgtctttcacgtctccatgctgaggaagtatatggcaaatccttcgcatgtgctgaatttcgagccgttgcagcttactccgaacttatcttatgaggagagacccgtgcagatcctagacagacaggagaagaaacttcggaacaagctggttaagagagtcaaagtcaaatggctcaaccattcagaggaggaagctacgtgggagtctgagccggagatgagagatcgttaccccaagctattcggtgagttctaa